One window of Mediterraneibacter gnavus ATCC 29149 genomic DNA carries:
- a CDS encoding sensor histidine kinase, with the protein MLYFLLICLIFILVFSLFSIIRTIHNINKQIKEQRKIRVSLSNKYIEELAYAINQKDTLHKKMQVQIKQEEEQLKQSISNISHDLRTPLTSIQGYLTLLQECENKQEQEQYLKIIKAKTDYLTELVQYFYDLSVLENEQSDVECERIDINRIVTDCLIEKYYEFGEIQPIIQTENSPVWIYGNNLICKRIIENLIVNALRYSDNYIEVSINQKGVFTIKNSTKSLDNIDVNLLFNKFYTPDKSRNKGSSGLGLYIVKELLKKIDGKIENVSYEGNILSISICFPLYNDKKLL; encoded by the coding sequence ATGTTATATTTTTTATTGATTTGTCTTATTTTCATATTAGTATTTTCCCTATTCTCTATTATCAGAACCATTCATAATATAAATAAGCAAATAAAGGAACAGCGGAAAATACGGGTGTCCTTATCAAATAAGTATATTGAAGAATTAGCTTATGCAATCAATCAAAAAGATACTCTACATAAAAAAATGCAGGTTCAAATTAAGCAGGAGGAAGAACAGTTAAAACAATCTATATCTAATATAAGCCATGATTTAAGAACACCTTTGACATCTATACAAGGCTATTTAACACTTTTGCAGGAATGTGAAAATAAACAGGAGCAAGAACAATATCTGAAAATCATTAAAGCAAAAACTGACTATCTCACAGAGTTAGTGCAATACTTTTATGATTTGTCTGTGTTAGAAAATGAGCAATCGGATGTTGAATGTGAGCGTATTGATATAAATAGAATTGTTACAGATTGTTTAATTGAAAAGTATTATGAATTTGGAGAAATCCAGCCAATCATTCAAACAGAAAATTCTCCTGTATGGATATACGGAAATAATCTTATCTGTAAACGAATTATTGAAAATTTAATTGTAAATGCACTTCGTTATTCAGATAACTACATTGAAGTTTCTATCAATCAAAAAGGAGTGTTCACGATTAAAAATTCAACAAAATCTCTTGATAATATTGATGTAAACTTATTATTTAACAAGTTTTATACCCCTGATAAGTCACGCAACAAAGGAAGTTCTGGTTTAGGCTTGTATATTGTAAAAGAATTGCTAAAAAAAATTGACGGTAAAATTGAAAATGTAAGTTACGAAGGAAATATTTTGTCTATCAGCATTTGTTTTCCCTTGTATAATGATAAAAAGTTACTGTGA